In Rhizobium sp. ZPR4, a genomic segment contains:
- a CDS encoding glycogen/starch/alpha-glucan phosphorylase: MDELIHANAVEKHAHLPNLTSMPYLGQADTFFERHLLSDALVEPATAYQRQRFEAMARSVRDILAERWIRTQRTYDQANPKRVYYMSMEFLIGRSMSNNVMNLVLDRFIENTSREANLDWLDLLEQEPDAGLGNGGLGRLAACFLDSMASMELPAMGYGLRYEYGMFRQAIEDGWQHEQPDNWLRRQDPWEVSRRGQFVEVKLGCSFEMHQGALAIIANKPSTLIGVPYDRPIVGFGGKTINSLRLWSAAAPDYFDFQEFSSGDFVGALVGSIAAQTLTRVLYPDDSTEMGQSLRFAQEYFLVACSLADLLRRFRRDNDDWNELPNKVAIQMNDTHPALTVPELMRILLDEVHLGWDQAWDLTQRTLAYTNHTLLPEALEKWPLHYFRQMLPRQLEIIYEINRRFLDDVRNRHPGDDKLVERVSLIEEGREDKVRMAHVAIVGSYSTNGVAAIHSELLRTTTVRDFAELYPERFNNKTNGVTPRRWVRLANPELSNVISEAIGDNWVADFDQIGRLKPLADDAAFCDAFLGAKRHAKVRFASWLKESSGQIVDPDSIFDCHIKRIHEYKRQLLNALRVIILYSRLRANPGMNMAPRTFFFAGKAAPAYKVAKLIIKFINNLALTIEKDPLVAGRIKVVFLPDYCVSLAERLIPAADVSNQISTAGFEASGTSNMKFMMNGALTLGTRDGATIEMAEEAGEENFFLFGLTAQEVADSRGWYNPYWHYENDAETRHALDLIAQNHFSANEPGAFSALHDVLLKNGDRYMHLADIVSYLDADEALSTLYGDRGAWARKAILNVAGSGKFSSDRAISQYAKEIWNMQPCPVA, from the coding sequence GTGGACGAATTGATTCATGCCAATGCTGTCGAAAAGCATGCCCATCTCCCAAATCTGACCTCCATGCCTTACCTTGGGCAGGCCGATACATTCTTCGAGCGTCATCTTCTCTCCGACGCCCTGGTCGAGCCGGCAACGGCCTATCAGCGACAGCGTTTCGAAGCCATGGCGCGTTCGGTTCGCGACATTCTGGCTGAACGCTGGATCAGAACCCAGCGCACCTATGATCAGGCAAATCCCAAGCGCGTCTATTATATGTCGATGGAATTCCTGATCGGCCGGTCGATGAGCAACAATGTCATGAACCTCGTGCTCGACCGGTTCATCGAAAACACCAGCCGCGAGGCGAACCTCGACTGGCTTGATCTTCTTGAGCAGGAGCCGGACGCCGGTCTCGGCAATGGTGGTCTCGGGCGGCTGGCGGCTTGCTTCCTCGATTCGATGGCGAGCATGGAACTGCCGGCCATGGGTTATGGCCTGCGCTATGAATACGGCATGTTCCGCCAGGCGATAGAGGACGGATGGCAGCACGAACAGCCGGATAACTGGCTGCGCCGCCAGGATCCGTGGGAAGTATCGCGCCGCGGCCAGTTCGTCGAGGTGAAGCTTGGATGCAGCTTCGAAATGCATCAGGGCGCGCTGGCAATCATCGCCAACAAGCCTTCGACGCTTATTGGTGTCCCCTATGACCGGCCGATCGTCGGCTTCGGCGGAAAGACGATCAACAGCTTGCGTCTGTGGAGTGCTGCGGCACCGGACTATTTCGATTTCCAGGAATTCAGCTCTGGCGATTTCGTCGGCGCGCTTGTCGGCAGCATCGCAGCACAGACGTTGACGCGCGTGCTCTATCCCGACGATTCCACCGAGATGGGACAGAGCCTGCGTTTCGCGCAGGAATATTTCCTGGTTGCCTGCTCGCTCGCCGATCTGCTGCGCCGTTTCCGCCGCGACAATGACGACTGGAACGAGCTTCCGAACAAGGTCGCCATACAGATGAACGACACGCATCCGGCGCTGACCGTGCCGGAGCTGATGCGCATCCTTCTCGATGAGGTGCATCTCGGCTGGGATCAGGCCTGGGACCTGACGCAGCGCACGCTGGCCTATACCAACCACACCCTCCTGCCGGAGGCGCTTGAGAAGTGGCCGCTGCACTATTTCCGGCAGATGCTGCCGCGCCAGCTCGAAATCATCTATGAAATCAACCGCCGTTTTCTCGACGACGTGCGCAATCGCCATCCAGGGGATGACAAGCTCGTGGAGCGTGTCAGCCTCATCGAGGAAGGGCGCGAGGACAAGGTCCGCATGGCGCATGTTGCGATCGTCGGATCGTACAGCACCAACGGCGTTGCCGCCATCCATTCCGAGCTGTTGCGGACCACGACAGTACGCGATTTTGCCGAGCTATATCCAGAGCGTTTCAACAACAAGACCAATGGCGTGACGCCGCGCCGATGGGTTCGTCTTGCCAATCCGGAGCTGTCGAACGTCATTTCCGAAGCGATCGGCGATAATTGGGTGGCCGATTTCGATCAGATCGGCCGGTTGAAGCCCTTAGCGGACGATGCGGCATTCTGCGATGCCTTCCTCGGCGCAAAGCGCCATGCCAAGGTGCGTTTCGCCAGCTGGCTGAAGGAAAGCAGCGGGCAGATCGTCGATCCCGACAGCATCTTCGATTGCCACATCAAGAGAATCCATGAGTACAAACGGCAACTGCTGAATGCGCTTCGTGTCATCATTCTCTACAGCCGTCTCCGCGCCAATCCCGGCATGAACATGGCTCCGCGTACTTTCTTCTTCGCGGGCAAGGCGGCACCCGCTTACAAAGTCGCCAAGCTCATCATCAAGTTCATCAACAATCTCGCATTGACGATCGAAAAGGATCCGCTGGTAGCCGGCCGGATCAAGGTGGTCTTCCTTCCGGACTATTGCGTTTCGCTCGCCGAGCGGCTCATTCCGGCCGCCGATGTTTCGAACCAGATCTCCACGGCCGGCTTCGAAGCCAGCGGCACCAGCAACATGAAATTCATGATGAATGGCGCCCTGACACTCGGCACGCGGGACGGTGCGACGATCGAAATGGCCGAAGAGGCCGGCGAGGAAAACTTCTTCCTCTTCGGTCTGACCGCCCAGGAGGTCGCTGACAGCCGCGGCTGGTACAATCCCTATTGGCATTATGAGAATGATGCGGAAACGCGCCATGCGCTCGATCTGATCGCCCAGAACCATTTCAGCGCAAATGAACCGGGCGCGTTTTCAGCCCTGCACGACGTGCTCCTGAAGAACGGCGACCGTTACATGCATCTGGCCGATATCGTCTCCTACCTCGATGCCGACGAGGCGCTCAGTACGCTTTATGGCGATCGTGGCGCATGGGCTCGCAAGGCGATCCTCAACGTCGCCGGCTCGGGCAAATTCTCATCGGACCGCGCCATCTCGCAATATGCCAAGGAAATCTGGAACATGCAGCCCTGCCCGGTTGCCTAA
- a CDS encoding D-alanyl-D-alanine carboxypeptidase family protein — MPKRLILLFLFLLGVGNAAALAQPAAPGAFDTKAAQAFMIEASTGTILLAKNEDQLISPASLAKLMTLDVVFDAIGRGEINLDTEYPVSENAWRTGGAPSRASTMFAALKSRIRVGDLIQGIAVQQANDACIVLAEGMSVSEREFARRMTARAREIGMSRATFINSTGLPDANDPDGGGKVSAREMVMLAQDLQEKHPDLYKYFGQADFTWNKIYQRNKNPMLLLNIGVDGLGLGFAESEGFSIVASIQRDGRRLFLALGGLKSDKERIEETRRVLEWGLSNFKSQRIFADGEVIGDASVYGGAASTVGLQAKIPVDVYVPIETPDRLSARIVYRWPLTAPVAAGYEAGTLRVFLGARLVRELPLYTKESVEQGTLGRRAFDAFMELTESLLFSWLWDKPLPT; from the coding sequence ATGCCAAAGCGCTTGATTCTTTTGTTCCTTTTCCTGCTCGGCGTCGGCAATGCCGCTGCCCTTGCGCAGCCGGCCGCACCAGGCGCTTTCGACACGAAAGCTGCGCAGGCATTCATGATCGAGGCGTCGACCGGCACTATTCTGCTCGCCAAAAACGAGGATCAGCTGATTTCGCCGGCGTCGCTTGCGAAGCTGATGACGTTGGATGTCGTTTTCGATGCGATCGGGCGAGGGGAGATCAATCTCGACACCGAATATCCCGTCTCGGAAAATGCCTGGCGGACAGGCGGCGCTCCCTCGCGTGCGTCGACGATGTTCGCAGCTCTGAAATCTCGTATCCGCGTCGGCGATCTTATCCAGGGTATAGCCGTGCAGCAGGCGAATGACGCCTGCATCGTTCTGGCGGAAGGCATGTCTGTCAGCGAGCGCGAATTCGCGCGGCGCATGACGGCGCGCGCGCGCGAGATCGGCATGTCGCGGGCGACCTTCATCAATTCTACCGGATTGCCGGATGCCAACGACCCCGATGGCGGCGGTAAGGTCTCCGCGCGGGAGATGGTCATGCTTGCGCAGGACCTGCAGGAGAAGCACCCGGATCTCTACAAATATTTCGGGCAGGCCGACTTCACCTGGAACAAGATCTATCAGCGCAACAAGAACCCGATGCTTCTGCTCAATATAGGCGTGGATGGCCTGGGGCTCGGCTTTGCCGAAAGCGAGGGCTTTTCGATCGTCGCCTCCATTCAGCGCGACGGCCGCCGGCTGTTCCTGGCGCTGGGAGGCCTGAAGAGCGACAAGGAACGCATCGAGGAAACGCGCCGCGTGCTCGAATGGGGCCTCAGCAATTTCAAGAGCCAGCGTATCTTCGCCGATGGCGAGGTGATCGGCGACGCCAGCGTCTATGGCGGCGCTGCTTCCACCGTCGGCCTGCAGGCGAAAATACCCGTCGATGTCTATGTTCCGATCGAGACGCCGGATCGGCTGTCGGCGCGCATCGTCTATCGCTGGCCGCTGACGGCGCCGGTGGCTGCGGGCTACGAAGCCGGCACCCTTCGCGTGTTCCTGGGCGCGCGTCTGGTGCGGGAGCTGCCACTCTATACGAAGGAATCGGTCGAGCAGGGCACATTGGGTCGCCGCGCTTTCGATGCCTTCATGGAATTGACGGAATCGCTGCTGTTCTCCTGGCTGTGGGACAAGCCTTTGCCGACCTGA
- a CDS encoding MBL fold metallo-hydrolase → MTYRRRFTILGCSSSPGVPRITGDWGACDPKNAKNRRTRAAFLIEQIAPDGGITTVVIDTGPDFREQMIHAGVSFIDAVLYTHAHADHIHGIDDLRGYFHISNERIPIYADPPTMDRIREGFRYCLETPPGSSYPPIVRPVLIENLEKSFTIDGAGGPIRLWPHKQVHGDIHSLGFRVGKLAYCSDISDFPPESIERVQNLDILIIDALQYRPHPSHLSLEQSLEWIERLAPKHAILTHMHTPLDYETVLAETPDHVEPAYDQMQIELDVEDDEL, encoded by the coding sequence GTGACATACCGGCGGCGCTTCACCATTTTGGGCTGTTCATCGTCGCCGGGTGTTCCCCGCATCACCGGCGACTGGGGTGCCTGCGATCCCAAAAATGCGAAAAACCGCCGTACGCGCGCTGCCTTCCTGATAGAGCAGATCGCACCGGATGGTGGCATTACCACCGTCGTCATCGATACCGGTCCGGATTTCCGCGAGCAGATGATCCATGCCGGCGTCAGCTTCATCGACGCCGTGCTTTATACCCATGCCCATGCCGACCATATTCATGGCATCGACGACCTGCGCGGCTACTTCCATATCTCGAACGAGCGTATCCCGATCTATGCTGATCCGCCGACCATGGATCGGATTCGCGAGGGCTTTCGCTACTGCCTGGAAACGCCGCCTGGCAGCAGCTATCCGCCGATCGTACGGCCGGTGTTGATCGAAAATCTCGAGAAAAGTTTCACGATCGACGGGGCAGGCGGCCCGATCCGCTTGTGGCCGCACAAACAGGTGCACGGCGATATCCATTCGCTCGGATTCCGTGTCGGCAAGCTTGCTTATTGCAGCGATATCAGTGACTTCCCACCGGAATCGATAGAAAGAGTTCAAAACCTCGACATCCTGATCATCGACGCCTTGCAGTATCGGCCGCATCCAAGCCATCTGTCGCTGGAGCAGTCGCTAGAATGGATCGAACGCCTGGCGCCGAAACATGCCATCTTGACCCACATGCATACGCCGCTCGATTATGAAACCGTGCTGGCTGAAACGCCCGATCATGTCGAGCCGGCCTACGATCAGATGCAGATCGAACTCGACGTGGAGGATGACGAGCTATGA
- the tmk gene encoding dTMP kinase has product MADANGLFVSFEGGEGAGKSTQIRRLAERLRERGHEVLVTREPGGSPGAEAVRHVLLSGAAEMFGTRMEAILFAAARNDHVEDVIRPALSRGTIVLCDRFMDSSRVYQGVTGNLEPDYIEALQRIAVNGVVPHCTLILDIPAEVGLERARKRASAVTAPDRFEKEEMQTHEKRREAFLDIAAREPERCHVIDAQKSEDEIAAEIAGIVDKRLGAANIAARSEAAQ; this is encoded by the coding sequence TTGGCTGATGCAAACGGATTATTCGTAAGCTTCGAAGGCGGCGAGGGGGCTGGCAAATCCACCCAGATTCGCCGCCTGGCTGAACGGTTGCGCGAGCGTGGCCATGAGGTTCTGGTAACGCGCGAACCCGGAGGCTCGCCCGGCGCAGAGGCGGTGCGGCACGTCCTGCTTTCGGGTGCAGCGGAAATGTTCGGCACGCGCATGGAAGCCATTCTCTTTGCCGCTGCCCGCAATGATCACGTCGAGGATGTCATTCGCCCGGCACTTTCGCGCGGCACCATCGTGCTTTGCGATCGGTTCATGGATTCCTCACGCGTCTATCAGGGCGTGACAGGCAATCTCGAGCCTGACTATATCGAGGCTTTGCAAAGGATTGCCGTCAACGGTGTCGTTCCGCACTGCACGCTGATTCTCGACATTCCCGCGGAAGTCGGTCTAGAGCGGGCGCGCAAGCGCGCCTCCGCCGTGACCGCACCCGATCGCTTCGAGAAGGAAGAGATGCAGACCCATGAGAAGCGCCGCGAGGCGTTCCTCGATATCGCCGCCCGCGAGCCCGAGCGTTGCCATGTCATCGATGCTCAGAAGTCGGAAGACGAGATCGCCGCTGAAATCGCCGGGATTGTCGACAAGCGGCTCGGTGCTGCCAATATCGCTGCGAGATCGGAAGCGGCGCAATGA
- a CDS encoding sulfite exporter TauE/SafE family protein translates to MSLIDSFQPLYSFSGFFVGMLVGITGVGGGSLMTPLLVLLFGVHPATAVGTDLLYAAITKTAGTAVHGMHGRVNWKVVSLLASGSVPAALAMLWIMAGVNRESPAVAHAVTLSLGCLLLLTALMLIFRGQILEAIRKWRGERGTISPRTIAMLTVVLGLLLGILVTMTSVGAGALGVTVLLVLYPQTDVREIVGSDIVHAVPLTLIGGMGYWFIGEINWTMLFALLVGSIPGIVAGSLLAPRLHERSVRIILAVTLAIVAWKLIFP, encoded by the coding sequence TTGAGTTTGATCGATTCCTTTCAGCCGCTTTATTCCTTTTCCGGCTTTTTCGTCGGCATGCTGGTGGGCATTACAGGGGTTGGCGGCGGTTCGCTGATGACCCCCCTGCTCGTGCTTCTCTTCGGCGTCCATCCGGCAACAGCCGTTGGAACCGATTTGCTCTATGCCGCAATCACAAAGACGGCTGGAACGGCCGTGCACGGCATGCACGGACGGGTCAATTGGAAGGTCGTCAGTCTTCTCGCTTCAGGCAGCGTTCCGGCAGCGCTCGCCATGCTCTGGATCATGGCAGGCGTCAATCGCGAGAGCCCTGCCGTTGCCCATGCCGTCACCCTGTCATTGGGCTGTCTTCTGCTTCTGACGGCGCTGATGCTGATTTTCCGTGGTCAGATTCTGGAGGCAATCCGCAAGTGGCGCGGTGAGCGCGGAACGATATCGCCGCGCACTATCGCCATGCTGACGGTTGTTCTCGGCCTTCTTCTCGGCATTCTCGTTACGATGACATCGGTCGGCGCCGGTGCGCTCGGCGTCACCGTGCTTTTGGTGCTCTATCCGCAGACGGATGTCCGCGAAATTGTCGGCTCGGACATCGTCCATGCCGTGCCGCTGACCCTGATCGGCGGTATGGGCTATTGGTTCATCGGCGAGATCAACTGGACGATGCTCTTTGCCCTGCTGGTGGGATCCATTCCCGGCATCGTCGCAGGCAGCCTCTTGGCGCCACGCCTGCATGAGCGGTCGGTGCGCATCATCCTTGCCGTCACCTTGGCGATCGTTGCCTGGAAGCTGATCTTTCCATAG
- a CDS encoding TatD family hydrolase produces the protein MLIDTHCHLDFADFEEERDAIVARAHEMGVRQMVTISTKVRKLDGLLALTERYPSVFCSVGTHPNSADQELDIQTEDLVRLANQHEKIVAIGEAGLDYFYDTVKPEDQKTGFLRHIVAARETQLPLVIHSRSADEDMAAILTEETGKGAFPFILHCFSAGPALAQTGVELGGYISFSGILTFPKSEELRGIAKTIPHDRLLVETDAPYLAPKRWRGKRNEPSYVVNTAEVLADTIGVSMDEIADITTENAFRCFSKMTRV, from the coding sequence ATGCTGATTGATACGCATTGCCATCTGGATTTTGCCGATTTCGAAGAGGAACGCGACGCGATCGTCGCCCGCGCTCACGAGATGGGCGTCAGGCAGATGGTCACCATCTCGACCAAGGTCAGGAAGCTCGATGGGTTGCTTGCTCTCACCGAGCGCTATCCATCGGTTTTCTGCTCGGTCGGCACGCATCCCAACAGCGCCGATCAGGAACTTGATATCCAGACGGAAGATCTCGTGCGGTTGGCAAATCAGCACGAAAAGATCGTCGCGATCGGCGAGGCGGGTCTCGATTACTTCTATGATACCGTCAAGCCGGAAGACCAGAAGACAGGCTTCCTGCGCCATATCGTAGCCGCCCGCGAAACTCAGCTGCCGCTCGTCATACACAGCCGCAGCGCCGACGAGGACATGGCGGCGATCCTGACGGAGGAAACGGGGAAGGGGGCTTTCCCCTTCATCCTGCATTGCTTTTCCGCCGGCCCTGCCCTTGCCCAGACTGGTGTTGAGCTCGGCGGCTATATCTCGTTTTCCGGCATCCTGACTTTCCCGAAATCGGAGGAGTTGCGCGGGATCGCCAAGACGATCCCGCACGACCGGCTGCTGGTCGAGACCGATGCGCCGTATCTCGCACCGAAGCGCTGGCGGGGAAAACGCAACGAGCCGTCCTATGTCGTCAACACTGCCGAGGTGCTGGCCGACACGATCGGCGTCAGCATGGACGAGATCGCCGACATCACGACGGAAAACGCCTTCCGCTGCTTCTCCAAGATGACGAGGGTCTGA
- a CDS encoding cysteine hydrolase, translating to MTIPTTLADWLSPNRTALLVYDMQIGIARQVKGSDETVRRIATIVAVARNAGIRVAFCRHLSLPKPWMGLFATRMAMAWQHTDDPEKVHPWFLRGSEAVEIVPELYPEEQDFVFDKLGMSAFEGTPLQLAMRDAGLSTLAICGIATEIGIEPTCRHAADLGIVPIVIEDACGHGDETAAMRSIDALRFLGDTIVTTSSEFVSAVSRTR from the coding sequence ATGACCATACCCACGACGCTTGCCGATTGGCTTTCTCCAAATCGAACCGCCTTGCTGGTGTACGACATGCAGATCGGTATCGCTCGACAGGTCAAAGGCTCGGATGAAACGGTTCGGCGCATTGCCACAATCGTAGCGGTGGCCAGAAATGCAGGCATCCGAGTGGCCTTCTGCCGTCATCTTTCGTTGCCCAAGCCATGGATGGGTTTGTTTGCGACCCGTATGGCAATGGCTTGGCAGCACACCGACGACCCCGAAAAGGTGCATCCCTGGTTCCTTCGGGGCAGCGAAGCGGTCGAGATCGTGCCGGAACTTTATCCTGAGGAGCAGGACTTCGTCTTTGACAAGCTGGGCATGTCGGCATTCGAAGGAACACCATTACAATTGGCCATGCGCGATGCAGGACTTTCCACGCTGGCGATTTGCGGCATCGCCACGGAAATCGGCATCGAGCCGACATGTAGGCATGCTGCCGATCTCGGGATTGTTCCCATCGTCATCGAAGACGCTTGCGGTCATGGAGACGAAACGGCAGCCATGCGCTCCATCGATGCGTTGCGTTTCCTCGGCGATACGATCGTGACGACTTCGAGCGAGTTTGTAAGCGCCGTCTCGAGAACGCGATGA
- a CDS encoding DNA polymerase III subunit delta' produces MSDERPGVLDGAIPPQDNAKLFGHEEAEAFLAQSYRSGKGHHAMLIEGPEGIGKATLAFRFANHVLSHPDPASAPEVIGDPDPASVVSRQISGGASHNLLHLSRPVDDKTGKVKSAITVDEVRRAGKFFSQTSGTGNWRIVIIDPADDLNRSAANAILKILEEPPKRALFLVLSHAPGRLLPTIRSRCLPLKLAPLADDALRMALENLGVPAGQGSELLPAAKGSVSEALKLLNYGGGEIIEAYRQVLSADGPAARKAMHRLADALSGKDSDTIFGFFLSHIGDDIIDRARAAALGGSISTAERLARLHSETTERLNVSQAYNLDRKQTLITILGELKQQLSV; encoded by the coding sequence ATGAGCGACGAACGGCCGGGCGTCCTCGACGGCGCCATTCCTCCGCAGGACAATGCGAAGCTCTTCGGCCATGAGGAGGCAGAAGCCTTCCTTGCGCAATCCTATCGCTCCGGCAAGGGCCATCACGCCATGCTGATCGAAGGGCCTGAAGGCATCGGCAAGGCGACGCTCGCCTTCCGTTTCGCCAATCATGTCCTTTCCCATCCCGATCCGGCATCCGCGCCGGAGGTGATCGGCGATCCGGATCCGGCATCGGTCGTCAGCCGGCAGATTTCCGGCGGGGCATCGCATAATCTGCTGCATTTGAGCAGACCGGTCGACGACAAGACCGGCAAGGTGAAATCCGCGATCACCGTCGACGAAGTGCGTCGCGCCGGAAAATTCTTTTCGCAGACCTCAGGCACTGGCAACTGGCGGATCGTCATCATCGATCCTGCCGACGATCTCAACCGCAGCGCCGCCAATGCCATCCTGAAAATCCTCGAAGAACCGCCGAAACGCGCTTTATTCCTCGTATTGTCGCATGCGCCGGGCCGGCTTCTGCCGACGATCCGCTCACGCTGCCTGCCTTTGAAACTCGCGCCGCTCGCGGATGATGCATTGCGCATGGCGCTCGAAAATCTTGGCGTGCCGGCCGGACAGGGGAGTGAACTGCTCCCAGCTGCCAAGGGCAGCGTCAGCGAGGCGCTCAAGCTCCTGAACTACGGCGGCGGCGAGATCATCGAGGCCTATCGGCAGGTGCTTTCGGCTGATGGACCTGCAGCCCGCAAGGCGATGCACCGCCTGGCCGATGCGCTTTCCGGCAAGGACAGCGACACGATCTTTGGCTTCTTCCTGTCACATATCGGCGATGACATTATCGACCGGGCTCGCGCTGCCGCGCTTGGCGGCTCAATCTCCACGGCCGAGAGACTGGCCCGGCTGCACTCCGAGACCACGGAGCGCCTGAACGTTTCGCAGGCCTATAATCTCGATCGCAAGCAGACGCTCATCACTATCCTTGGCGAGCTCAAGCAGCAGCTTTCGGTCTAG
- a CDS encoding YbaK/EbsC family protein, whose product MSEDIKKLSSLERVELAARTLGLDISIKRMEQSTRTAEEAAKAAGCAVGQIVKSLVFVNADTHALTLLLVSGAHNADTAYIATAYGVRLKRADIDRVRDETGFAIGGVAPIGHLVDLPVFIDESLLAYDQVWCAAGRPDSIFSCHPTTLAEKIAAKVIRIKAS is encoded by the coding sequence ATGAGCGAAGATATCAAGAAGCTTTCCAGCCTGGAGCGCGTCGAACTTGCGGCGCGCACGCTGGGGCTCGACATCTCGATCAAACGCATGGAGCAATCCACGCGGACGGCAGAAGAGGCTGCCAAGGCTGCAGGATGCGCCGTTGGCCAGATCGTCAAATCGCTGGTTTTCGTCAATGCCGATACGCACGCGCTGACGCTGCTTCTGGTTTCGGGCGCCCATAACGCCGATACGGCTTATATCGCAACAGCTTATGGAGTTCGATTGAAGCGCGCCGATATCGACCGCGTGCGCGACGAAACCGGTTTTGCCATCGGCGGGGTTGCGCCGATCGGTCATCTAGTCGATCTGCCCGTTTTCATCGATGAAAGCCTTTTGGCTTATGATCAGGTCTGGTGCGCGGCCGGGCGCCCGGACAGCATTTTCTCCTGCCATCCAACAACGCTGGCCGAGAAGATTGCAGCCAAGGTGATCCGCATCAAGGCGAGCTGA
- the metG gene encoding methionine--tRNA ligase: protein MTEKTPFYITTAIAYPNGKPHIGHAYELIATDALARFQRLDGRDVFFLTGTDEHGQKMQQTARAEGMEPQQLANRNSDEFQAMGKLLNASNDDFIRTTQPRHHETSQNIWNLMADAGDIYKDSYAGWYSVRDEAYYQENETELRADGVRYGPQGTPVEWVEEASYFFKLSEYQDRLLKHYEENPDFIGPAERRNEVISFVKSGLKDLSISRTTFDWGIKVPNDPAHVMYVWVDALTNYITATGYIEDRNNPRAKYWPADLHVIGKDIIRFHAVYWPAFLMSAKLPLPKRVYAHGFLLNKGEKMSKSLGNVVDPVNLVNHFGLDQVRYFFLREVSFGQDGSYSEEAIGTRINSDLANGIGNLASRSLSMIVKNCDGQIPECGPLTDEDKALLAQADGLLASTREDMGKQLIHRALASIIAVVSETDRYFASQEPWALKKTDPTRMATVLYVTADVVRQIGILLQPFMPESSAKLLDLIAIPADKRDFAALGEAGRLVAGTPLEAPKPVFPRYVAPTAE from the coding sequence ATGACCGAAAAAACTCCGTTCTACATCACCACCGCGATCGCCTATCCCAACGGCAAGCCGCATATCGGCCATGCCTATGAGCTGATCGCCACCGATGCGCTGGCGCGCTTCCAGCGTCTCGACGGCCGCGACGTCTTCTTCCTGACGGGCACGGACGAGCATGGTCAGAAGATGCAGCAGACGGCGCGGGCCGAGGGCATGGAACCGCAGCAGCTCGCCAACCGCAATTCCGACGAATTCCAGGCGATGGGCAAGCTGCTGAACGCGTCGAACGACGATTTCATCCGTACGACGCAGCCGCGCCACCACGAGACCTCGCAGAACATCTGGAACCTGATGGCCGATGCCGGCGACATCTACAAGGATTCCTATGCCGGCTGGTATTCGGTGCGTGACGAGGCCTATTACCAGGAAAACGAAACCGAGCTGCGCGCCGATGGCGTACGCTACGGACCTCAGGGCACGCCGGTCGAGTGGGTGGAGGAGGCAAGCTACTTCTTCAAGCTCTCCGAATACCAGGATCGGCTGCTGAAGCACTATGAGGAAAATCCCGATTTCATCGGTCCGGCCGAACGCCGCAACGAGGTCATCTCCTTCGTCAAATCCGGACTTAAGGATCTCTCGATCTCGCGGACGACCTTCGATTGGGGCATCAAGGTGCCGAACGATCCCGCGCACGTCATGTATGTCTGGGTCGATGCGCTGACGAACTACATCACGGCGACCGGCTATATCGAAGACCGCAACAATCCGCGAGCGAAATACTGGCCGGCCGATCTGCACGTCATCGGCAAGGACATCATCCGCTTCCATGCCGTCTACTGGCCGGCTTTCCTGATGTCGGCGAAGCTGCCGCTGCCGAAGCGCGTCTATGCCCATGGCTTCCTGCTCAACAAGGGCGAGAAGATGTCGAAGTCGCTCGGCAACGTTGTCGATCCGGTTAACCTCGTGAACCATTTCGGCCTCGACCAGGTGCGCTATTTCTTCCTGCGCGAAGTCTCCTTCGGCCAGGACGGCAGCTATAGCGAAGAGGCGATCGGCACGCGCATCAACTCCGATCTTGCCAATGGCATCGGCAATCTCGCCAGCCGCTCGCTGTCGATGATCGTCAAGAACTGTGACGGTCAGATACCGGAATGCGGCCCGCTGACCGACGAGGACAAGGCACTTCTGGCGCAAGCCGACGGGTTGCTGGCCTCGACGCGCGAAGACATGGGCAAGCAGCTCATCCATCGTGCCCTTGCTTCCATTATCGCCGTCGTTTCCGAGACGGACCGCTATTTCGCCAGCCAGGAACCCTGGGCGCTGAAGAAGACCGACCCGACCCGCATGGCGACCGTGCTCTATGTCACGGCCGACGTCGTGCGCCAGATCGGCATTCTGCTGCAGCCCTTCATGCCGGAATCCTCGGCTAAGCTCCTGGATCTCATAGCCATCCCTGCCGACAAGCGCGATTTCGCGGCGCTCGGCGAGGCGGGCCGCCTCGTTGCCGGGACGCCGCTGGAAGCGCCGAAGCCGGTCTTCCCGCGCTATGTCGCGCCGACTGCCGAATAA